The following nucleotide sequence is from Candidatus Zixiibacteriota bacterium.
ATTGACAATTTGGCTTCAAGTGATTATATAATTTGTACTTATTGAAAAAAATGGACAAAGATATTCACAGCTTAAAAGCCAGAGAATTAGAAGTAGTTCTGAAAATAAGTCAGGCAGTTTCCTGCACCCTGGACTTAAAAGAAATCCTCAAAATGGCCTGCCAGATGACCGCCCAGGCACTGAATGCTGACCGCTGCTCCATAGGGCTCCTTGATACAAACGGTACCTATACCATCACTCATTCCACCTATCGGAGAGTCTCTTCTTATCCTTCGACAGTAGGTGAAAAATTCATCGTGACGCATTACCCGGTCATTGCCAGGAAATTGCGGGAGAGAAAAGTAATCCAGATAGTTCAGGACCAGCCAGTATCATTTCTTTCCTCAAAGGAAAGAAGACTTCTCAAGCAGTTGCACATGAAGGTCTTTCTGGCAGTTCCGATTATCGTTGAAAAAAAACCTTTAGGGGCTTTTCATCTGGCAAGAGTGGAAAAATCTTTACCTTTCTCTTCCTTTGACATAAATCTTTGCCAGACCATAGCCAACCAGATAGGAATTGCCATCAAGAATGCCACTCTGGTCAAGGAATTAAAGGAAAATCATCAACTGCTGGAAAGACGAAGTGAAGATCTAAGAATCAGATATCAGCAGCAAAATCTAGTGTTAGATATTAGTAAATCCTTGTTCCAGAGTTCAAATTTGCAGGAGGTATTTAATATAATCACTCGAAAAACCTGCGAAGCTCTCGGATTGGACAGATGCACCATACTCCAGTTTGATCCTGAGCAAAGAGAGGCAGTTATAAGATCGGTATTTCATTCGTCTGGAGAGCCTTCGGGAAAAGGCACGCATGATTCTGCCGACCTGGGAAAAAAATTTCAGGTGAACAGTTTCCCTCAGGTACTTGAGCTACTTTTGAAAAAAGGATTTCTCCTGACTGAGGATATCAACTCAAATCCTCTTTTGCCTAGAACCCGCAAATACATCAAAGATCTGGGGGTGAAATCTACCTTGACTATACCCTTTTATTCTGGCAAAAAAATATCCGGAAGTCTTCAGCTCAGCGCTCTTAAAGATTACCACCATTTCAGCGATTCGGAAATCAAATTCTGCCAGACCATAGCCAATCTTACCTCCATGGCTATTCAAAACGTCAAACTTATGCAGAATCTGCAGGAAAAAAGCATCACCCTCCGGCAGCAGACAGAAGCTTTGGGAAAACAATACCGGGAACAAAAAATACTTTTGGAGATCAGTAAAGCTTTGTCTCAGACCTTGGACATTAAGAAACTCTTTGAGATAGTTACTCGAAAGACCACCGAGTTATTAGAAGTAGAACGCTGCGCGATTATGTTAATGGATGAGACCAAAGGAGCCTCCATCTTCTATAAAGTCTACTCCAGGGGTAAGTATCAATTAGAATATGAAGGCATCCAGAGAAGCAAGGATGACTTCCCGATTCTGGTAAGCCACCTATTGAGGAAACCACGTCTATTTTGTGCTACAGACGTATCCCGGTCGAACCTCTCTTCAAAAGAAAAGAAGACTTTTGAAAAGGAAGGAATTAAATCTCTCCTGGTGATTCCTTTTTACTTAGCAGAAAAAACCTTAGGGCTTTTGGCTTTGAGCACTCTCCATACGCAACACAAATTCACTGAATCCGAGATAAGTGCAGGACAAGCCATAGCCAATCAGCTTTCTCTGACAGTAGAGAATGCCAGATTGATGCAGGACATTCAAGAGAAAAACATAAAAATTCAAAAACAAACCGAGGTTCTGGAAAAGCAATTCGATGAGCAACGCATTCTTTTAGAGATCAGTAAAGCCTTATCCCAGACGTTAGTCCTGAAGAAGCTTTTCGAGATAGTTACTAAAAAAACCACTGAGCTATTAGGTATAGACCGTTGTGTTGCGATGATATTTGACGCGGCAACAGGTAATACTCTTTCATACATCGCTTATTCTGAAGGCAGGTATCTGCCAAAACAAAAAGGTCTCCAAGGGAACCTAAAAGATTTTCCGATCTTAGTTTCTCAGCTAATGAACAAACATATATTTTATACCTCGGACATAGCTAAATCCATACTGTCCGCAAGAGAAAAAAAAGCTTGTGAAAAAGAAGGTTTAAAATCCTTACTAAATATCCCTTTTATTCTGAAAGGCGAGATCATGGGAGTCTTTGGCTTAAATACAACAAAAGACCCACATGAATTTTCTGAATCTGAAATAACGCTAAGTCAAGCCATTGCCAACCAGCTGTCTGTGGCAGTAGAGAATGCCAGATTGATGCAGGACCTTCAGGAGAAAGGCATAAAAATACATGAGCAGGCAGATATATTAAAGAAACAGTTCAGAGAACAAACTATTCTTTTAGAGCTAAGCAAGGCTTTATCCCAGACCTTAGACCTGAAGAAGCTCTTCGAGATTGTGACTAAAAAAACCGCAGATCTTTTAGAAATAGACCGTTGCGGGGTAGTATTAGTTGATGAAGTCAAAGGAGCAGCCCTCCTTGTTTCAATCTATGCCGATGGTCGGCACCAGCCTCCTGAAGAAAGTATTCGCGGAAGCATAAAAGACTTTCCGGTCATATTCAGGCACTTGAAAAATAAACATAGATTTCATACTCCAGATATATCTCAATCTAGTTTATCTTCAAAAGAAAAGAAAATTTTTAACAAAAAGGAAATCAAATCTTTACTTGTAGTTCCTTTAAGTTTGACAGGCAGGTTCCTTGGACTCTTATCCTTAAGCAGGGTTAGAAAACAACACAAGTTTACAGAATCTGATGCAAGACTATGTCAAGCCATAGCTAACCAGCTTTCTGTGGCAGTTGAAAATGCCAGATTGATGCAGGACTTTCAGAAAAATAGTTTAAAAATTCAAGAGCAGGGCAAGGCTTTGGAAAAACAGTTCAAGGAACAAGCCATTCTTTTGGAGATCAGTAAAGCTTTATCCCAGACCTTAGACCTGAAGAAGCTTTTTGAGATAGTCACCCAAAAGACTGTCGAGTTGCTGGGAATAGACCGAGTAGCGGCGATGATTATAGATCAGAAGACTGGTGATTTCCCCTTGTTTATTCACTTCTCCCGTGTCAAGCAACCGCCTGAGCTTAAGATTTTTCCTAAAAGTGTAAGGGATTTTCCATATATTATTGACCAAGTCAGGAACGATCAAATATTCTGTGTCCCGGATGTTGCCAAATCTTCTCTCACTTCAAAAGAAAAGAACTATTTCCGAAAAAGAGGAATTAAATCAGTCCTTTCAATTCCTTTCATTTTAAGAGGCAGACTTCTTGGGGTTTTAGCCTTAAACAGCATCAGAGAAAAACATGAGTTTACAAAGCCTGAGATAAAACTAAGCCGGGCTATTGCCAATCTGCTTTCCGTGGCAGTAGAAAACGCCAATCTGATGGAAGTTTCGAAAAAACACTCAGAGGAATTAGAAAAGCTTTCCCTCCAGTTAATAAATGCACAGGAGGAGGAGAGGAAAAATCTCGCTGGCAAGTTGCACGATGTAATCGCCCAGGATTTGACTGCTTTACAGTTAGAGTTGAAGATGAGCCAGCAGGAGCTTCCTGAACAGTGTGCTCAAACCAGAAACAGGCTAAAAGAGGGAGAAGGATTAGCCAGACAGGCGCTGGAGAATGTTCGCAATTTGACTATGGACCTGCGTCCTCCAATTTTGGACGATTTCGGGCTTGGCTCAGCCATACGCTGGTATGTGAACAGTTTCAGCCGGAGAACCAACGTCAAAGTAGCTTTAAAACTGCAGGAGCGGGATTGCAAACTGCCTCCGGAATTTGAAACTGCTATTTACCGGGCAATTCAGGAATGCCTGACTAACGTGGCAAAGCATTCAGGGGCAAGCCGGGTAAGCGTATCTCTTGATAAAAAAGATGAGCATCTTCGCATAGTAATCCGGGATAACGGCATCGGGTTAGACCCGGAAATTTTCCACTTTACAAATGGGTTCGGTTTGTTTAGATTAAAGGAGAAGATAGAGCTTTTAGGCGGAAAATCCAGATTAAGCTCGAAGAAAGGAAAAGGTACCAGAGTAGTTATCATATTTCCTTGTAAAAATAAGGAGAAAAAATGAGCAAGATAAAAATACTGATTGCGGATGATCACAAGATCCTGAGACAGGGGATCCGTTCTCTGCTTGCCCCTCAGCCGGACTTTGAGGTAATCGGAGAGACTGCCGATGGTCCGGAAACTCTGAAAGAGACTTTTAAACTAAAACCGGATGTGGTGCTGATGGATATCGGCATGCCCAATTTAAACGGGTTTGAAGCCACCCGGCAGATTAAAAAGAAACTACCTGAAGTAAAGGTGCTGGTCTTAACTATGTACCAGGATGATGAATATGTCCTTCAGGCCCTTCAGTCCGGTGCCTCAGGATATGTTTTAAAAGACGTGGCAGTCGAGGAGCTGGTTACTGCTATCCGGGCGGTGAATAATGAGCAGTATTATCTAAGCCCCTCCATCTCGCGCACAGTGATAGATGCGTATCTTCGAAAAACTGAAAAGGGGGGAAAAGAGCCTTCAGAGCTTTTAACCGCCCGGGAGAGAGAGATTGTTCAGTTGATTGCCGAGGGACATACCAATAAAGAGATTGCGGCCAAACTCTTTATCAGCGTTAAGACTGTGGATGCACATCGCTCACATATAATGGAGAAATTGGATATTCACGATATGGCTCTACTGGTCAAGTACGCCATTCGTAAGGGCATAACAGACCTGCATACTAAAAGATGAAGCTTGAACTAATGCAGAAAACCTCAATATAAAATAAGGTATATACCTGATTGCCAAAATTTGTCAGTAAAATATATTGAGGTAGATATAAGGAAAAAACGAGGGTGTGCCCTGTAACTTCGGGTAGTTCCTAGCCCCCCTCTACCCATACAGAGCTTAACACCCTCTTTTATTTTGCCTGAGGACAAAATTGTTCAATAGTATATAGTGATTGGTTCATTGTCCACTCATCCTCCCAAATAAAGTAATTCGATTATCATAGTATGGTTATCTGAGAAAATCGCCTGTAAATTTTTCTTGACAAAACTGCATCCCCTGATTATTATTAAGTCAAGAATCTAATACAAAGCGTTTTGTTTTAGCTTTACAAGTTTGAGAAAACGAGGGTGTGCCCTGTGACTTCGGGTAGCTTTTATCCCCCCCCATTACCCGTACAGCGGTTAACGCCCTCTTTAATTTTGTCCCGGTTAACCGGGACAAAATTGGTTAATGGTTCATAGTGGTTGGTTGATAGTCCTCCTCCCCTACTTTTTGTCGAAATTGTAGATCACGATCCAGACTGGAGAAAATCAGGGAATCAGTCATTTATTAAGCAGATTTTGTCTCTTGGGAGATAACGAGCGCTCGGAGCCAAAAAAGACAGGGTTCTGTTCAGGTATGTTTCCTGTATTTAAAGTATGAATAAAATGTCAATGTCAGAAAAAACAAAAAGGAGATAATCAGAGCGATATAATGGATCTCCCTGGACATATAAGCCCACCTGACACCAACAAAATAGCCCAGTAAGATAAAAGTGCAGCTCCAGATAAAGCCTCCGGTGTATGCAAAAGTTGTGAAAACAGACAGCTCTAATTTCGAGGTACCGGCAATTAAAGCCATTATGTGGCGCAAACCAGGGATGAAATATCCAAAGGTCAGGACCCACCTGCCGGCACTCTCAAACCACATATGAATGTGGTTTATTTTCTCATCGGATAGACCAAATCTGGAACCATATTTTTTTACCAGGTGGATTCCGGCGGTACGTCCTAAAACATAGCTTAAAGTGATGCCACACATACTGCCCAGGGTAGCTGAAAGCATTGTGGGGACAAAATGTAATCTCCCCTTTGAAATAAGAGCTCCTGCAAAAGCTAAGAGGAATTCATCCGGTATAGGTAACCCGAAAATCCCCAGCAACAGCAGAACGAAAATTATAGGGTAGCCGTGATGCGACAGTAACCCGATAAGAGTTTCAATCATAAGAGATTTATTCTGTCTGGATTCTACTTTGACACAAAAAGAGGCGGATTAAAAGCTCCGCCTAAAGTAATACTTTAAGTCTCTTGGCATCCTTCTTTTGATAACCAGTTAATTTCCTTATTCTCGAACAACCTCAGGTGTTCTCAATTGTTATAGTCCTTATTCTATCCCTTGATATTCCCGACCGGTCTGAGTTCGATTACTTTCCTGGATATGCCGGCGCAGTCAACTGCATCGACCACTTCGGAGATATTCTTATAAGCTATCCCTGCCTCCTCAGCCAGGCCGGGCATTGAAACAGCTCTTACCGCAATTCCCCTTTCCTCCATTGACTTCATTAACTCATATCCTCTCACTTTTCTCTTGGCTGCCTCCCTGGACATAGTCCTGCCTGAACCGTGTAAAGTCGAGCCCATAGTCAGCTCCATTGCTCTTTGACTCCCGACTAAAAGATAAGAGGCGGTCTCCATAGATCCACCGACTATGACCGGCTGACCAATCGGTCTGTAAAACTCAGGCACATCCGGATGCCCTGGTCCAAAAGAGCGTGTCGCCCCCTTTCGATGAACCAATACTTTCTTTTTTTCGCCATTTACCAAATGCTCTTCCAATTTGGCGATATTGTGAGCTACATCATAAACTATATGCATTCCCAGATCTTTAGGGTCCTTATGAAATACCCGGCTAAAAGCTTCCCTGACCTGATGCAGAATTACCTGACGATTAGCAAAAGCGGAATTAGCCGCACAAACCATTGCTCCATAATAGTCCTGCCCTTCTGGAGAATTATAAGGGGCGCAGGCAAGCTCTTTATCCAGCACTTTGATATTATATTTCCTCATCGCTTCGGTAAAGACCCTGAGATAATCTGTGGCGATCTGGTGCCCAAATCCTCTGGAGCCACAGTGTATCATCACGAATATCTGATTGGGGCGGTCGATACCGAAGGCTTTTGCTGCCTCCGGATGAAAGATTCTATCGGTCTGGGCAACTTGCAATTCAAGATAATGGTTTCCTGAACCCAGGGTGCCTAATTGGTCCACTCCTCTGGATATTGCTTTTTGACTCACTTTTTCTGGATTAGCTCCCTGAATCCTCCCCCCCTGTTCAACTCTTTCCCTATCCTCTTCCCAGCCGTAACCGTTCTGAATGCACCAATCCACACCTTTCACCATTACTTCCTTAAATCTTTCGGTATTCAATTTGACAAAACCAGTGCAACCGACTCCTGCTGGAATAAGACGGTACAAGGTATCCATCAGTTCGTTCAGTTTTGGCTTAAGCTCTTCAAATGTCAGATTAGTACGGACGGATCTCACCCCACAGTTTATGTCAAACCCTATTCCACCTGGTGAGATAACCCCTTCTTTTAAATCAAATGCCGCCACTCCGCCTATGGGAAACCCGTATCCCCAGTGCCCATCCGGCATGCAGTAAGCATAGTTTTGAATTCCGGGCAAACAGGCTACATTGGTGATCTGGTTATAAACCCCCTGGTCCATCTCTTTCATTATCTTCTCTGAAGCGATTATCCTGGCAGGAACTCGCATCCCCTCTTTTTCAGTTACTGGTATTTCCCAGACATAATCCTCTATTTTTTTAACCTGCATATTCCCTCCCTCAAGTATCTAAAATCACCTGAGCTCTCCAGCCATTATCCATCTCCTTCACCTCGAGCATGTGATAGGTGATAGCTTTTACATCTCTTCTGATTTCCTGCTTTTTGTAATCTATCTTCTCGCCCCATACTGTGCCATCCAATTCATACTCTTCTTTTTTGTTTATATGTAAATCGAACTTGGAGAAAAAAACCTTATGAGCATCTTTCAGATACACTAGTTCGGATATGAAATCAAAAAGGAGGTCATCTAAATTCAAATCCCTTATCAGTATCTCCTCTTTTTGCTCTGGCTTGACATTCTTTGTATCCACCATCACCTCAAAAGTAGCCAGAGCGCAGGTCTCGAATAGCTCCTCCAGGGTATCTCCGTAAGCCTCAAAAGCCGCATCTGCAATGGCAATGTCTTCCAAAAACTTGAAATTTGACATAAGTGTTTTCGACTATGACTAAATGCTCATTCTCCTTTTTTCTTCCTGGCAGCAAATAGAATATATCCCACAATAAAACCCATGAAGAAAAACCAGAACACCAATACTGAACGAGACATCAGTATGGACCAGAAAAGAAATTTGATAGAAACCATCCCGGTATTCTGTAAGATGAAGAGAACCAAGAGAAGCGAAAGAATCAAAATAACAATCCCTTTACCACTCATCTTTATTCTTG
It contains:
- a CDS encoding GAF domain-containing sensor histidine kinase gives rise to the protein MDKDIHSLKARELEVVLKISQAVSCTLDLKEILKMACQMTAQALNADRCSIGLLDTNGTYTITHSTYRRVSSYPSTVGEKFIVTHYPVIARKLRERKVIQIVQDQPVSFLSSKERRLLKQLHMKVFLAVPIIVEKKPLGAFHLARVEKSLPFSSFDINLCQTIANQIGIAIKNATLVKELKENHQLLERRSEDLRIRYQQQNLVLDISKSLFQSSNLQEVFNIITRKTCEALGLDRCTILQFDPEQREAVIRSVFHSSGEPSGKGTHDSADLGKKFQVNSFPQVLELLLKKGFLLTEDINSNPLLPRTRKYIKDLGVKSTLTIPFYSGKKISGSLQLSALKDYHHFSDSEIKFCQTIANLTSMAIQNVKLMQNLQEKSITLRQQTEALGKQYREQKILLEISKALSQTLDIKKLFEIVTRKTTELLEVERCAIMLMDETKGASIFYKVYSRGKYQLEYEGIQRSKDDFPILVSHLLRKPRLFCATDVSRSNLSSKEKKTFEKEGIKSLLVIPFYLAEKTLGLLALSTLHTQHKFTESEISAGQAIANQLSLTVENARLMQDIQEKNIKIQKQTEVLEKQFDEQRILLEISKALSQTLVLKKLFEIVTKKTTELLGIDRCVAMIFDAATGNTLSYIAYSEGRYLPKQKGLQGNLKDFPILVSQLMNKHIFYTSDIAKSILSAREKKACEKEGLKSLLNIPFILKGEIMGVFGLNTTKDPHEFSESEITLSQAIANQLSVAVENARLMQDLQEKGIKIHEQADILKKQFREQTILLELSKALSQTLDLKKLFEIVTKKTADLLEIDRCGVVLVDEVKGAALLVSIYADGRHQPPEESIRGSIKDFPVIFRHLKNKHRFHTPDISQSSLSSKEKKIFNKKEIKSLLVVPLSLTGRFLGLLSLSRVRKQHKFTESDARLCQAIANQLSVAVENARLMQDFQKNSLKIQEQGKALEKQFKEQAILLEISKALSQTLDLKKLFEIVTQKTVELLGIDRVAAMIIDQKTGDFPLFIHFSRVKQPPELKIFPKSVRDFPYIIDQVRNDQIFCVPDVAKSSLTSKEKNYFRKRGIKSVLSIPFILRGRLLGVLALNSIREKHEFTKPEIKLSRAIANLLSVAVENANLMEVSKKHSEELEKLSLQLINAQEEERKNLAGKLHDVIAQDLTALQLELKMSQQELPEQCAQTRNRLKEGEGLARQALENVRNLTMDLRPPILDDFGLGSAIRWYVNSFSRRTNVKVALKLQERDCKLPPEFETAIYRAIQECLTNVAKHSGASRVSVSLDKKDEHLRIVIRDNGIGLDPEIFHFTNGFGLFRLKEKIELLGGKSRLSSKKGKGTRVVIIFPCKNKEKK
- a CDS encoding RtcB family protein translates to MQVKKIEDYVWEIPVTEKEGMRVPARIIASEKIMKEMDQGVYNQITNVACLPGIQNYAYCMPDGHWGYGFPIGGVAAFDLKEGVISPGGIGFDINCGVRSVRTNLTFEELKPKLNELMDTLYRLIPAGVGCTGFVKLNTERFKEVMVKGVDWCIQNGYGWEEDRERVEQGGRIQGANPEKVSQKAISRGVDQLGTLGSGNHYLELQVAQTDRIFHPEAAKAFGIDRPNQIFVMIHCGSRGFGHQIATDYLRVFTEAMRKYNIKVLDKELACAPYNSPEGQDYYGAMVCAANSAFANRQVILHQVREAFSRVFHKDPKDLGMHIVYDVAHNIAKLEEHLVNGEKKKVLVHRKGATRSFGPGHPDVPEFYRPIGQPVIVGGSMETASYLLVGSQRAMELTMGSTLHGSGRTMSREAAKRKVRGYELMKSMEERGIAVRAVSMPGLAEEAGIAYKNISEVVDAVDCAGISRKVIELRPVGNIKG
- a CDS encoding archease, which encodes MSNFKFLEDIAIADAAFEAYGDTLEELFETCALATFEVMVDTKNVKPEQKEEILIRDLNLDDLLFDFISELVYLKDAHKVFFSKFDLHINKKEEYELDGTVWGEKIDYKKQEIRRDVKAITYHMLEVKEMDNGWRAQVILDT
- a CDS encoding LapA family protein, coding for MSGKGIVILILSLLLVLFILQNTGMVSIKFLFWSILMSRSVLVFWFFFMGFIVGYILFAARKKKGE
- a CDS encoding response regulator transcription factor, with amino-acid sequence MSKIKILIADDHKILRQGIRSLLAPQPDFEVIGETADGPETLKETFKLKPDVVLMDIGMPNLNGFEATRQIKKKLPEVKVLVLTMYQDDEYVLQALQSGASGYVLKDVAVEELVTAIRAVNNEQYYLSPSISRTVIDAYLRKTEKGGKEPSELLTAREREIVQLIAEGHTNKEIAAKLFISVKTVDAHRSHIMEKLDIHDMALLVKYAIRKGITDLHTKR
- a CDS encoding DedA family protein, coding for MIETLIGLLSHHGYPIIFVLLLLGIFGLPIPDEFLLAFAGALISKGRLHFVPTMLSATLGSMCGITLSYVLGRTAGIHLVKKYGSRFGLSDEKINHIHMWFESAGRWVLTFGYFIPGLRHIMALIAGTSKLELSVFTTFAYTGGFIWSCTFILLGYFVGVRWAYMSREIHYIALIISFLFFLTLTFYSYFKYRKHT